AGCCTCAGGCCTTCCTTTCAAACCTACTTTGCACACCTTTTGACTCCATCCTTGACTGTCCTGCTTCCCCCTGTCCTTCTCCCATTCTCTCTGTTGAGCAGCTTCTCCAAAGGAGTCCACACAAACGTGTATAACCCCCCTtccctgcttccttttttcttttctgtctgcaTGCATCCCCTTCTCATTTTCCTGGGGATTCCCTAAGTGTTCTCGCATGAGTTTTCCTTCACCTCCCTTATTTGATGATAGCTTTTCAGCAGGGCAGCCCCTGCGCACCCTTCTCTATCCCAACGCTAGGTAAAGTCATCTACAGCGCAACCCTCTCTGCACTTACAACTTCCATACCTGCCTTTCAGCTCTGGAGGACTCGTTCCAACGAAACTGCAAACCAACTGCTGCTTCTTGACCTGCCATCTAGTCACAATGAAAACAATTCCTGGTCTCTTGAAAACTAAAGGCACCATGGCCCTGCTTGTTACTCAGTGCCAAGGAACTGGCACGACCTACGACTAAGAACATTTTCCTAGGTCTTCAGCTGCAATCTGACATTTTGTACATTCTTTGTAGCACTAAGGATATTTGTCAGTGACATGGGTAGATCTCTCCTACCTTACAATGACCTAaagccattttcttctctctggcCTTGGCAAAATATAACCTTCCCTTGTTGATGTCTATCTACAGCTCTGGTAGTGACTGCTTTCTGTTTTGACCATGCCCCTTTTCCCTTCAAAGGCCTCCCATCAGCCTCTCATTATCCATCAGAATCACAAGCTGCATTAAAGCTTGTTTTCTGCCCTATCTATTGCCTTTCCTTCTGTAGCAAGGGCTCAGTTTCCACCTCTGCCCCATATTCAGATGAGGACTTTCACACTTTCTCCTCCTAGACCTTCCCTAAAGTTGGGTATCAGACACAGGAACCTGTGCCTGATACTCATTTCGCAAGATCAGAGCCAGTCACACTCACTAGTGGAACAATTCAAGCATAACCGTGGGGCCCTTAGGATGCTGTGATTTAGTGACGGAGGGCATTAATTACCAACTAAGTAACTGAATACAGGCTTGATCACAATCAGCTACCCGGTTTTAAGATCAGTGGAGGAAATCGCTCAGCTGCTTAGTTTAAGACCCAAAACGCACAGCGCTACACCATAATTAAGTACCTTGCCACTAACGGAGAAGACAGCAGCTTTTCCACGCAGTCCAGACGCTGCGGGAACAGGCTGTGCAAGAAAGCAGGGACCAGCCGGAGGGAAGCAGCGCTGCGCACCGGTCCGGAGCGGAGCAGGACAaagcccggggccgggccgagcggtgagggcggcgcgccgctgccccggcggccgggcgagAAGGCAGCAGAGGGCGACGCCGCCCCGCCGCGAGGCCCGGGCAGACGGGTCCGACGGGGCCAtctccccccgccggccgcgggacggctccgcgcagccccggccccgccgccgcccaccgCTTCTTCTAACACCCCCTCCCGACACGCCTCGCCATTAGATCTCGtcgtaaaacccattttcttataaaaaccatatatatatatatatatttatacaataaACAAATACAGTGCATCTAAACGGCGCAATTACCATGACATAGCGTTAGGCTCCGCGCTGGGCTCCCTGAACGCCAAGCGCACAAACTAGAAGCTATCCGCTGCAAGACACCAGCCCGGGGACTCTCACACTCTAGTCTCCGCGTTTAATATATTAATGTGTTAAAGAACAAAACGTAATCCGCTCTTAAGACAAtcttaaaaaaggggaaaaaaaaaagacaagagcaggaagaggtctcctgggcggcggggccccgctgcGCGGCCGCTCGCCCCTCCGGCGTCCCCGGCCGCGCCTAGCGCACCTTCTTGCCCAGGGCGGTCCGGGCGTGTTTGAGCTGTTTGGCCGCCTGCATTTTGGAGAGGGGGCAGTACTTGATGGTGTGGGCATTGTCCCCGCTGGCGCCGCAGAGCGGGCAGGTGTAGCGCCGCAGCACCGGGCAGAGGACGCGCCCGTCGGGTCCCTTGAGGATGTGCGTGGTGTAGAGGGCCACGGCCTCCTTGTTGTTCCGGCAGAAGACGCAGACCTGCAGCTCGGGCTTGAgcaggcgggaggcggcccgcgggtgcgccggcagccgccccgccACCACTAGCCCGCCCCAGGCGTGCGGCGAGCCCTCCCGGCCCGGGTGCTCGCCCGAGCAGCCGAAGaccagggcggcggggccgccgcgcccgggGAAGGGGCTGAAGTCGGTGAAGCGCTCCTCCAGCAGCCCCtcgccgtggtggtggtggtgcccgCACAGCGCCAGGTCGTGCAAGTCCAGCGCGCCCTCGAAGTacggcgccgccgcctcctcctcttcctcatcctcctcctcctcctccccgggcgGCGGCACGGCGGCCGCCACCACCACGGAGGGGGGCTCGGCGCCGAAGCCCTTGCCGGGCCCCACGGCCTTGGTGATGAGCGTGGCCAGCCCCAGGTAGTCGTTCCAGGAGTTGAACACGTTCCCGCAGCCGCTGTGGCCGCGGGCGCCGTAGCGGGAGCCCGGCAGGCGCTCCACGGCCGGCAGGTGCCGGTGCTGCTCCAGCTTGCCGCCGGGGAAAGCCTccatatgggggggggggtgccgctcctcggggcggtggggggggggtccgctcCGCCccggtcgggtcgggtcgggtcttctgccgccgccgccgccgccgccgccgccgccgccgccgccgccgccgccgccgccgccgccgccgccgccgccgccgccgccgccgaagccTCTGGGAGCGCGCGGCCGCGCGCCGCGCCTCAAAtaggggcgggggggcggcggggcggggcggggcagccgCCGCGCTCCCATTGGCCACCGGCCCGAGCCCCCTCCCGCTCATTggctggcggggcgggggcgcgttCGGTGctcggcggagcggcggcggcggcggcggcggcggctgggtgCAGCGGTGgaagcggcggcggagcggcggcggccgggagcggggcgggcgatGCCCCGCCGGAGACGAGCGAGCCCGCCCCGTTTCTACACCCCCAAcgccgccggcggcgcccgcgctgCGGGAAAGGCAGCCGGCTGGCCGGTTCGTGGGCGCTGGCGCTCAGAGCGGGACACTGGTGGGTCCGGAGCGGCCAGCTCGGCCCGTGGCACGCTGCGGCCAGCCGGGAGCCAGGCTGGCCGCGGGAGCGGCAAACCCCGCCCGAAGGTGACGGCCCGTGCTGGGGTCGGGCCGCCGCTCGCCCGCTGTGGTGCTGTGGGGAGAGGTCAGTGGCAGCATTAACCTCCAGCTGCTCTTCAGCCATCCCCAGAGCCAAAGCAAGGGAACGGCGTCGCTCTTTTAGGAGTATATCCGTTGACCTAGTGTCTGAATATCCCGCAGTGATGCCCTTGTCCTCTAGGCGGGTTGGCAGCGGTGATCTGAGAGCTAGGTGCCTTACTGCCTGCCTGGTGTCCTGTCCGGTTGCCCGAACGGGCTTGTGTCAGCCTCGGTCCTGGCAAAGCGCGGCGAGCGGCGGTCTGCCCGGAGCggaggccgcggcggctcccgagagccagctgctctgcctcctccgCGCAGCCCTGGGCCGGAGCGGCGCAGCTCGGAGCGGGCAAAGCACGAGCTCTCGCACGCAGCCTCACGTCGTCGTCTTCTCCGTCTTCAGCGGGGTGATGTAAGGATGAAACAAGTCTGGTAACATAAAACCCCCACACTGGAAGGTGATTAGTACCTGTTAAGCTCATGGAGGGCAACGGATGTCTTCCCATAGGTGCTAGTATGTACGGGGCAAGGattatttcttctcttcacaACCGCTCTTCACAAGGAACAGGAGGTTTTGGATCACGTCTCCAAGGAGGCATGGCTGAAGCACACGTGAAACCGGTCCGGAAGATTCAGCCCTAGAAACAAATGGGATGAGGTTGGTCTACATTACAGCTGTGAACGCACGGTGTGACGTGGCTGTGCCCACGGACGCCACCAGTGTGAGAAGTCCCGGAGAGCAGGACCGACACAGGCGTCCCGCAGCACCCGCCTGGGGAACCCAATCAACCTAGGCTTTGCTGGCCCAGCTCTGCCTATGTCACCTTTCCGGCCTGTGCTTGCAAACTGGCCTCTGGGCTGCTGGATGTGGGGCGGTGGTAGGGAGACACATGTCCCCCCCCGACAATTCACAGCTGGTCCACCCCCTGGAAATCATATCCCCCTCTGGGAAGCGTTACATGCATACTCTTCCTTTTGGGCAAAAAGGGTTAAAAATGCAGCTGCAATTAAAAATCCTATTAATTTCCAGCCCATGGTAAGAGCTGCTGGGCTGAGCAAAGTGGGTGGAGTTTTCTGTCAGTAGTAAATCTGTCTCCCCAGTGCACAGCCTTGATTTGTGGGTCTGACAGGCGCTCCCCTGGCAGGTAAATCAGCATTTGCATGTGGTTTGTTTGCAGCTGAAATTGGCAGATTTCATAAACTCAGATATCAGAAATACCTCCTGGGGGACCGATTTCCCTGCACCGCCAGGCCTTTATACACCTCTCCAGCTGTGTAAAGTGGCTGGAAGTGGGTGTATCGAGCAGCAAAGAACAGTGTGGTTGGCTTCAGGGAACAGAGCGGGCTGGAAACATTTCAGATTGTGAACGCAATGGGTGGAAGACAGGGCTCGTGTTAGTAGTGCAAACATTTGCAAAAGAGGTCCCGTTTTAGAGCATCTCTACTAGTTATACGCCGAGTGCTGGAGCTGTCCTCGTGGTCAGACGTGGTTCTGCACCAGCTGACCATACGGACATTTCACAGTTGTGTAGCATCAGGCTTGGCCTTAGAGCCCTTTGCAGAGCCTCTGAGACGTAGTGACGTTACAAGCTTTCTGTCTCTTCAGTGGAGCATTTCAGGGCTTGCCCAGTGAGCCTTGGGGATACTGCCTCTCTGAACACAAACGGATAGCCTGATTTTCCAGAGGGGTGAGCGCCTGCAAGTTGTGCTGGAGCCACTGGGAAAGAAGTAACAGATGGGTGAAACAGTGCAGGGAGATCAATCAAAATGTTTGAGCATCATTTCCTGGGGCAATTGTTTTGCTCATCTACTTCTCTAGACATTTCTAAGAGGGAGTCTTGGAGAGTGAataatttcaaagcactttatgCTGTAGCAGCTGAAGTGGCACAGGCAAAGAGGAACACGGTCCTCTTCCCCTCACTGccaatgcagagtgtgatgaagAACACAGAGCAGCATGAAAAATATCTGCACTAGAAAAACACTGTGCAGGGATAGACGCCTGCTATTAGCACGGCAGGAACAGTCCCCTTTATTTCACCGACAGCTCTGGTAGACCTAGCATATGTTGTCAATGTAAATATACAGAGTGTACTGCGAGAGTCACTCTGCTCCTTCCCCCGTCCACATGTTTGCAAATCACGCTCCACGTGTGCAGCAAGACTTTCGCTGCGAGGGCTGCCTCCTCGGAGACGGGGTATCTGCAGAGCTCTCGGACGTCAGCAGGCTCCCTACTGACCTTGCGCCCGCTTGTTGGGTGGCACGTTACAGCGCTGGTGCAGGAGCAGGGAACACCTCTGCTGACACTGGGACAGATCAATGCCTTAGCGAAACCGTTTCATCAGACCGTTTCAAAGAGTAAACAAAAATCAAGACTGTCACGAATGGCTGATGAGGAAAAAGCTGCACCTTGGAAGGGAATACCTCCTCCCCCATCACTGGCATGTTGGTGTTCTTTGCAAATGGAAAACTGGTATATGCTTCAGGGCAGAGAAATGTTGAgaactgcattaaaaaacaatGCTTGGCGCTCCGTGCCTACTTTCCAGCCAGAGACTGGGACTATTTCTGAGTCTATCCCAAAGTAGCCTTTTGCCAGCCCCTGTAAGGTCTTTGATAGTGTAAGGCCATAGCTGTCTTGGTGCCTTGTCTCGTGCAAGATTTAGTGGCCAGGCTGCGCAGAAACCCTGGAAAAATTGGAGGCTGCAATGGAAGTGACAAATAGCTGTTGGCACTGTGAATTCAACACCAGGGGCCAAATTATGCCCAGTGAAGGGGAAAGTTTTCTGCAGTCCCTCCGAGCCGTGAGAAACCGCGTCACGGACTGAAGCAGCTGTGAGCGCGGAAAGCCGGGCATGAATCACCTGCACGGGAAGGTTGATAGCGGGGCTCCCGCTGGGTGCTGGAGTTTGTCAAGGGTGGCCTTGCCCTGCCCAGGTCGCTTCCGACTGGGCTGCGCTGGCAGCAGAGCCCAGGGATGTGGTGCGGTGGTGTGCAGTGCCCGCGCTGGCTGGCCCTCGGGGCAGAAGgagcccaggcccggcagccggGCTGCGGCACGGTGTGAGCGGGAGGGCTCCCAGGATGCAGCGGCTCCACGCAGTGCCACGGAGCAGCGGTGGTGGCCACCGGTATGCGGTGCCACCCCGCTCCCCTGCGTTGCAACTGTGTTGTTCGGAGTCCCCAGACCATGCCCGAGGATTAAATGCCACCTTTTAGTGCCGTGGCGAGAGGGTGGTTTAGGCAGCACGCCGCAGGTGAGGTGTCCCTGGGGTCCAGGAAGCCTTGCAGGGCCAAAGCAAAATGGTGCCACTCTCTCACGCACACCAATAAcaggccagggaggtgctggaagAAAGACttcatgttaaagaaaaaatgatctAACAAATCCTTTAGCTAGAATGATAGAAGGATTGAAATACAGGGGTTTTGGAGTGCATGCAGGACAGCTGTCAAGTTCAGAGAGGAGATTAGGGGTTCATTGCAGAGATACATTAGGAATAAAGCTTACTCCAGGGAGCTGTTAGTTCCCTTTAGGCTGAGGAGGATTTAGTGTCTGTACATGTTGATATATTGTGCATGTTATAAAGCTCACGATCCTAGCAGCTTTGATATGTTCAAGCCTTTCTTTAAAACCCCTGTGGATAATAAAGTGCCTTATATTTAACATGGGAGATGTTGACAAGCTCCCCCAGGAGGCTGGAGAGTTCTCGAGAgggtcttttaaaatattagcttCCCTGTCACttttagatgttttttttttttccccccctgggAATATCAAGAAGTGGTTTGTTTCTGACAGCACCATAAATACATTAGGTGTCCACGGACACAGGAAAGATATGCCCAGAGCTGGCTGGATTCCTAGACTAGTGTTCAGTGATCCTGTCTAAAGCTTTTGGCTCAACAGATGATGCGTTTGCTTGGAAAGCCTGAAGTTTATAGTGCAGAGTTATCCTTCGGCTTAGGAGACTGAAAGCAGCTGGTGGGACTAACACGGGCAGGTTAGGTTGTTATGGGAAATGCAAACACGGAAGAGTCACGAAAGCAAAGCATCAGCTTGGGAGTCTGCTCAGAGGCTCCAGCTGGGAGGTCACTGCGCCGATGGCCTAGCTGCTCGCCTCCCTTGTTCCTTTTGCCAGGAGGGCGGAGGAGACCTGGGCTGGCTGCGGAGGGATGGCGTTGGGCAGCCACGCGTGCCGCTGGGgccgccgagcgccgcggcccccgggtgCCGCGGGGGCGAGGAGGGAATGGCCTGGTGTTGGGGCTTCAGTAAGAAATACTATAAATTGACTCTAGCCCTTCTCACTGGCCAAAAGCTTGGGCGGAAGGTTAGAGAAGTAAAAGCCAGCCATGAAATACAGCTTCAGTTTTGGAAATCTTTCTTTgaagatgtgctttgggttttgttGTGTGGAAGCAGTTGATGCTGCAAGGAGACTGAAATCTGCTGCACTGTAAAGGAGGCAGTGACAGTCTCACCTTTTCTCCTGATTCCTGCTGAGCCCAGTGTGTTATTTCTGTATAACCAAGCATGCTAGGTATTTCTATAAACTTTTCCATAATGTAAACCACATCTTTCATGCACCACTGTGGAGGCAGGAACGACTATTTGGATCCATCTTCTTCAGCCTTTTTGGAATTACATAACAGTTCTCCGTTAGCTGCAGCAAATGTTTGCACAGGCAAACAGAGCTGGTGAAGAACATCATGTATTTTTAGCTGTCTTTCAATTTGATTCAGCCGTCGAAAACGCAGAGCAACGCACAGCAGTAGCCAGCTCTCTAAGAACTGTTGCTCCACCTCTTTGCAAGGAGACAACTGAAAagagcagaagggggaaaaaaaaggtgcttcCAAGAATACATCATTGCctgatgaagaaattaaaaaaaaaaaaagcacttccatTTGATTTGTTATCTCTGCAGCAAAGCCAAGCACCTGAAAGAAGAAGCCGAAATTCAGTTTTCCTGTGCACTTTTAATTACCCCCTTTGTGTACATGCAGTATGATACTGCCTTTAGTTGCCCCATCATATATTTTCCCATGCTATAGCTGCCACAGATGCCAAGCCCTTATTTTCCTGGACCTTCAGCCGTGGCATATCCACTCATTAACATGGCTGAGCTTTCCTCCCCCGGCAGGGCCGCGCAGAGCAACATTATTCCCCGTTTCGCGGGTGTGAAACCAGAGGAGGCGGTGGCAGGTCCCCAGTGAGGCGGGATTAGAGCTGACCGCGGCATCTCCCTAAACCTCCCCAGCCCTCCGTGACCGCTCTTCTTCAGATCAGATCAAGCCAGCAAAATGAGGGAAACCCCCGCTGTGGCCACCGGCTAGCGCGTCTCAGCGGAGGAGCCTGCAGCGGTGGCGGGAGGGAGCGCGCTGGTCCTCGGCAGCGCCGCTTCACCTCTGCCCCGGCCGGCTCGCTGCCGTGCTCAAATTCCAAACAGCACGGGAAGGGCTGGAAATAGTGGCTCTTCGCAAAAACATAAGTTCATTACAAAAATCTTTCTATACTCAAAAATGTGTCCACTCAAAATATAGCGGCTGAAAAACAGCAGACACTATCAGCTCTTTTTTGCACTGAATTTAAAGAAGAACGTATAACTCTTAGAAGACTAGCCAGGGTTTTAACGTGGCCATCTACGCTACTGCAGAACATGAAAACAACCCACGAATCAAATATTTATCAGCAGAAGCATATTTTTCCTGCGGATATAATAACTGACTCACATTAGTATCTCGAGGAGAAGAATGTGAAAGCAGCATAAAAATTCATATatactatttaaaagaaaatcaaaccacTTCAATGAAGACTGAAAGGGTTCTTTGTTTAAGAATAATTTGTGTTCATGCATTTCGAATTGTATGTCAGAGAAGTGTAACAAATGCTAGAAACATGCCAGTTTTTAAGCGAAGAATGAAGTTTCCCTCTTAAAGCGAATCCGGTTCAGTTTGAGGAACTGAATATGCTGTGAGGATATTGTGAGTCTGAAATACCACAGTACACACTTTTTCACTGTACAATTTTATAATGAGTGAAACTAAACTCAATGGAACAGTATGTTTCTGTTAGTTGTGTTAAAAGACAGAGCGACATTATTTCATTGCACGTTTTAAATGTTACACTAGTTCCTCGCCGTCTTCAGTGCAAAGGCTCAATCTTTCGTCCCTCTCGTTAGGCGCATGTTTACACTGCTGTAGGCACCGAGGCCTGCCACGCTCCGAGAAAATCCTCTCACCCAGCAAACT
The sequence above is drawn from the Struthio camelus isolate bStrCam1 chromosome 7, bStrCam1.hap1, whole genome shotgun sequence genome and encodes:
- the NANOS1 gene encoding nanos homolog 1, whose protein sequence is MEAFPGGKLEQHRHLPAVERLPGSRYGARGHSGCGNVFNSWNDYLGLATLITKAVGPGKGFGAEPPSVVVAAAVPPPGEEEEEDEEEEEAAAPYFEGALDLHDLALCGHHHHHGEGLLEERFTDFSPFPGRGGPAALVFGCSGEHPGREGSPHAWGGLVVAGRLPAHPRAASRLLKPELQVCVFCRNNKEAVALYTTHILKGPDGRVLCPVLRRYTCPLCGASGDNAHTIKYCPLSKMQAAKQLKHARTALGKKVR